A stretch of DNA from Pseudobacteriovorax antillogorgiicola:
AGGCAACGTTGAAGCTGAAATCGAGCCTAAGAAGATTTATAGCGACCTAGCTAAGGTGAATGCTGTTCAAGGAATGTCAACTGGAGGTCTTGATGCAACAACATTCGTTGGTGCAATTGAGAACGCAGACAATGATTGGACAGCTGGCTGGACAACATCTGCAAAGAACTAATCCTGCATGAGAGCCAAGGTTGGCTCTCGTTGTGACGATCGTTCAGCCCTTCCCTTCGTGGAAGGGCTTTTTTTATTGGGAAACTATCATGCCTTGAGCTTGGTTCACCAAGCTTTGAAATTCAGTTCGGATTCCTAAGGGGTCATTTAAGAGGCCAGGTGCTAACAAGTCACTGATACCTTGAAACTGATAGTCTAAAGTGTGTTCCGACTGACGGAATTTCATTGCTGCCGCGGCGATCCCCGCCTGAAAGGCGAAGTCTGCATCACTTAGAATCCCATCAAGCCCATCATCTTGTATCTCTTGGCTCAATTCTCGGGATTCAGAAGCCTCAGGCTCCTTGTAACGAAGCTTAAAAGTGCCTACCGATAGTGGGCCTGCACTAAAATCAGTTCCATCCTTCAGGATCACTTCATATAGAGCTGTAATTTCGTGGCCAGCACCGGTGTCGCCAGCATCCTTTTGATCATTGGCAAAGTCATCGTCTTCGAGTCGACGGTTGTTGTAGCCTATGAGACGATACTGATCCACAAGATCTGGGTTGAACTCAATTTGAAACTTAAGATCCTTGGCGATGGTAACTAGGCCCTTGTATAGATCGACTCCGAATATCTTATCAGCCTCTTTGATGGAATCAACGTAGTTATAGGTACCATTCCCATCGTTTGTAAGCTTTTCAAGCATCGGGTCATTGCCATTCTTACCGAACCCGAGGACATTGAGAAACACTCCTTGTTGAGATTTTTCCTGGACGAGCGAGACAAGCTCATCAGCGCTGGTTACTCCGACATTGAAATCACCGTCGGTTACCAGAATCACACGATTGACGCCACCTGCTATGAAATACTCATTAACAAGATCGTATGCTGTGATGATCCCCTTCGAGCCATTGGTGCTGCCTCCAGACTGGAGCTGGCCAATGGACCCTTTGATTAATTCTGTTTGATCTCCGGTTGTCGAAGGCAAGATAATCCAAGAGTTTCCTGCATAGGCTACAATGCTGATGCGATCATTGGCACCTAGCTTATCTGCAAGTAGATTCAGTGATTCTTTCACCAATGGCAAGTGCCCAGACATGGACCCTGAGACATCGACAAGGATCGCCAGGTTCTTTGCAGCTTGATCCATACCCTCGGGACTAAAGCCTTTTATACCAAATCGTAGCAGCCGGTTAGTGGAAGCCCAAGGGCTGACACCTTGGCTAAAATTAAATGAAAATACTTCGTCGGCACTAGGTTCGCGATACTCGTAAGGAAAGTAGTTTAGAAACTCCTCAACGCGGATTTGCTCAGGGGGCATCATGTAGCCATAGGTCAATCCCTCGCGAAATCGTGTGTAAGAGGCAGTGTCAACGTCAGCGGAAAATGTAGACATGGGATGATCTGCAACCGAAAGAAAATCCTCTGAAATTCCCAGGGGTGTTTCATTGGGTAGTGAAGCGCCTATGTCGGCACTTGGTAGGCTTTCAGCCTCTGCATTGGGAACGCCGGCAGCGGAGGCGGATCCCTTTCCACTGCCACTAACTTTGACTTTGCCCCTCTTGGTTTCACAGGCTAAGTGGCTGAATATACAAATGGATAAAATGGCAAAGGCCATCTTGCTTTGGCTGAGTCTCATTGTTTGGTCCCTCTATGCTTGTTTCGGGAACCTTATCGGCATGCTCTAGGTTTCATTGATATCAGCTAGGCAAAATGCGTATTCAAGGCTGGATACAGGCTCGGATTTAGCGCGTGCTGTGGTATAAGCTATTGAAAATTTGTGGAAAACATGATGGGTATCACCCTTACTGACGAATACAGTTTCTGTACGCGAAGCCTAAAACGAAAGGCAGATTGGATCTGATTTCTTTAACTTTTCCCATCTGCAGTCGATAGACCTAAGGCTGACAACTTTAGATAGGGGTCTCCGCCTTGAAGTCGATCCAAACCAAACTAATGGTGACTATCACCACATCGATCATGGTATCAGTTCTGATTCTATCAGTAATCAGTGCCGTTTATGGGGAAAGTTTGATTCGTGCCTTCCAGGGTCAAAGCAAGACCTTCTCAGGGGAAGTCATTCAAAACTTCAACAAAGCTGCTGATTACTCCCAATCGGAAATTGTGGCGATTTATGCCAAACAAGCCGAGGCCAAGGGACAGCAATTGATCTCCAAGGATAAGCTTTCGCTCACGACAACGTTTGTAGAAAA
This window harbors:
- a CDS encoding vWA domain-containing protein — protein: MRLSQSKMAFAILSICIFSHLACETKRGKVKVSGSGKGSASAAGVPNAEAESLPSADIGASLPNETPLGISEDFLSVADHPMSTFSADVDTASYTRFREGLTYGYMMPPEQIRVEEFLNYFPYEYREPSADEVFSFNFSQGVSPWASTNRLLRFGIKGFSPEGMDQAAKNLAILVDVSGSMSGHLPLVKESLNLLADKLGANDRISIVAYAGNSWIILPSTTGDQTELIKGSIGQLQSGGSTNGSKGIITAYDLVNEYFIAGGVNRVILVTDGDFNVGVTSADELVSLVQEKSQQGVFLNVLGFGKNGNDPMLEKLTNDGNGTYNYVDSIKEADKIFGVDLYKGLVTIAKDLKFQIEFNPDLVDQYRLIGYNNRRLEDDDFANDQKDAGDTGAGHEITALYEVILKDGTDFSAGPLSVGTFKLRYKEPEASESRELSQEIQDDGLDGILSDADFAFQAGIAAAAMKFRQSEHTLDYQFQGISDLLAPGLLNDPLGIRTEFQSLVNQAQGMIVSQ